TGCCTGCCGTATTCCTGGTGGCAGGTATGAATGGGAGGGGAAGGAGTATGTTATCGAAAAGATGATCACGCCAGGCAGCTGTATCCACGGATTGCTGTATAACGTCGCCTTTGAGGTTGTGAGAACATATGCGGATGAGAGGAATGCCCTTGTTACATTGCGTTATCAGTATAAAGGAGAGGACCACGGGTATCCGTTTCCGTATGACTGTGAAGTGGAGTACCGCCTACAGCCGGGTATGCGACTGGAAATAAGTACTACCATTAGTAGTCATGCTGGTTCCCCCATGCCATTGATGGATGGCTGGCACCCCTATTTTACAACAGGTACACCTGTAGATGAACTGGAATTACAGTTTGCTTCGGAACAGATAGTGGAATTTAATGCGCAGCTGATACCAACAGGACAGGTATTACCCTATGACCGGTTCCTGGAATCTTCACCATTGACAGGAATTCCACTGGATAACTCATTCCTGCTGAATTTTAGTCAGCACGCGTCTTCCTGTACACTACGAGATCCGCTAAAGCACCTGGCTATTACTTTTTACCCGGATAGCAGTTATCCGGTGTTACAGTTATATATACCACCACACCGGAACAGCATTGCGATAGAAAACCTGACCGGCGCACCGAATGCATTCAATAATGGTATGGGGCTGATTACCCTGCAACCAGGAGAAACCAGGACATTTACGACAGCGATAGCTGCTGCCGCCTGGTAGTATGGCAGGCTCCCCTTGGCATAGTCTTTGGAACTTTACCAGTATTGTTCACCCAAAAAAGATATGTTATGGATACTTTAGAAATCAAGGGCAAATGGAATGAGCTGAAGGGCAAAATTAAACAACAGTACGCCGATCTTACAGATGATGATTTATTGTATGAAGAAGGTCAGGAAGACCGTCTCATAGGAAAGCTTCAGCAGAAACTGGGTAAATCCCGTGATGAGATTATTAAACTTTTAAAATCTGCATAAGATGGGAAGTCTGTTATATCTGAT
The DNA window shown above is from Chitinophaga agri and carries:
- a CDS encoding CsbD family protein, encoding MDTLEIKGKWNELKGKIKQQYADLTDDDLLYEEGQEDRLIGKLQQKLGKSRDEIIKLLKSA
- a CDS encoding aldose 1-epimerase; its protein translation is MFSIEKFHKEGFDIIALKDDLSDAQAEILPAHSAMLHAFRIPHHNDVINIIDGYTSLQDYQTNMTEYFKGAKLSPFACRIPGGRYEWEGKEYVIEKMITPGSCIHGLLYNVAFEVVRTYADERNALVTLRYQYKGEDHGYPFPYDCEVEYRLQPGMRLEISTTISSHAGSPMPLMDGWHPYFTTGTPVDELELQFASEQIVEFNAQLIPTGQVLPYDRFLESSPLTGIPLDNSFLLNFSQHASSCTLRDPLKHLAITFYPDSSYPVLQLYIPPHRNSIAIENLTGAPNAFNNGMGLITLQPGETRTFTTAIAAAAW